From a single Anoplolepis gracilipes chromosome 3, ASM4749672v1, whole genome shotgun sequence genomic region:
- the Ppv gene encoding serine/threonine-protein phosphatase 6 catalytic subunit codes for MSDIDKWIEIAKECKYLPEYDLKKLCDMVCDLLLEESNIQPVSTPVTVCGDIHGQFYDLEELFRNGGPVPDTNYIFLGDFVDRGYYSLETFTRLLTLKAKWSDRITLLRGNHESRQITHVYGFYDECQNKYGNANAWKYCCRVFDLLTVAALIDEQVLCVHGGLSPAIRTLDQIRTIERNQEIPHKGAFCDLVWSDPEDVETWTVSPRGAGWLFGSKVTYMFMEVNDLKLICRAHQLVQEGYRYMFNDKLVTVWSAPNYCYRCGNVASIMQFTTVDQRTPVLFQAVPDSERVIPPLTPTPYFL; via the exons ATGTCAGACATCGATAAATGGATAGAGATCGCGAAGGAATGCAAATACTTGCCCGAGTATGACCTCAAG AAACTCTGTGACATGGTATGTGATCTGTTGCTGGAGGAGTCTAACATCCAGCCTGTGTCCACCCCGGTGACGGTATGCGGCGATATCCATGGTCAG ttttatgatttagaggaactgTTTCGCAACGGTGGTCCTGTACcagatacaaattatatattcctgGGAGATTTTGTCGATCGGGGCTATTACAGTTTAGAAACGTTTACTCGGCTACTTACACTTAAAGCTAAATGGTCCGATAGGATAACACTACTTCGTGGTAATCATGAATCTAGACAAATCACGCATGTTTATGGATTTTACG ATGAATGTCAAAACAAGTATGGTAATGCTAATGCATGGAAGTACTGTTGTAGGGTATTTGACTTGCTCACAGTTGCTGCC ttaattGATGAACAGGTTCTTTGTGTACATGGTGGATTATCTCCAGCAATTAGAACACTAGATCAAATTAGAACGATTGAAAGGAATCAAGAGATTCCACACAaag GTGCTTTCTGTGATTTGGTCTGGTCTGATCCAGAAGATGTAGAAACATGGACAGTAAGCCCGCGTGGTGCAGGTTGGTTATTTGGCAGTAAAGTGACTTACATGTTCATGGAAGTAAACGATCTTAAACTCATCTGTAGGGCACACCAACTAGTTCAAGAAG GTTATAGGTACATGTTTAATGATAAACTCGTCACAGTGTGGTCAGCTCCAAATTATTGTTACCGATGCGGTAACGTAGCTAGTATCATGCAGTTCACAACAGTGGATCAGAGAACACCCGTGCTGTTCCAGGCAGTGCCTGATTCCGAAAGAGTAATCCCACCTCTAACGCCCACACCGTACTTTTTGTGA